Proteins found in one Candidatus Amarolinea dominans genomic segment:
- a CDS encoding FAD-binding oxidoreductase, producing MAKRQADVVICGAGIAGISTAYYLATRYGVRNVVLVDERPPLSLTSDKSTECYRNWWPGPGDAMVSLMNHSIDLLETLARATANAFHLNRRGYVYATANPAQVERLAQAAAETASLGAGALRDHAAGAARSSYRPAPPAGFENQPDGADLITDRALLREHFPYLAPDVVAVLHTRRCGWFSAQLLGMLMLEQARALGVRLLSGHVEAVEVRGGQVSGVRVRDAQGETRIETPVFVNAAGPLLDDVARQLGVVLPVHSERHLKLAFSDHLGVVPRHAPFLVWADAQRLPWDDEERAWLEESEETRWMLEEFTPGVHARPDGPADSPILLMLWDYHARPVEVVLPVPLDAEFSDLVLRGLSTMLPGLRAYWGRAPKPSLDGGYYTKTQENRPLIGPLGVPGAYVIGALSGYGIMAAPGAGDLLARHISGQALPDHARWFLLSRYQDPAYQALLANWGASGQL from the coding sequence ATGGCGAAAAGGCAGGCTGATGTCGTCATCTGCGGCGCGGGGATTGCCGGCATCTCAACCGCGTACTACCTGGCAACGCGCTACGGCGTGCGCAACGTCGTGCTGGTGGATGAACGCCCGCCCCTCTCACTGACCAGTGACAAATCCACGGAGTGTTACCGCAACTGGTGGCCTGGCCCTGGCGACGCCATGGTCAGCCTGATGAATCACAGCATTGACCTGCTGGAGACGCTGGCGCGCGCGACCGCCAACGCCTTTCACCTGAACCGGCGCGGCTACGTCTACGCGACAGCCAACCCGGCGCAGGTAGAACGCCTGGCCCAGGCCGCGGCTGAGACGGCCAGTCTGGGCGCCGGCGCGCTGCGCGACCATGCAGCCGGCGCCGCCCGCTCGTCCTATCGGCCGGCGCCGCCCGCCGGCTTCGAGAATCAGCCGGACGGTGCGGATCTAATCACCGACCGGGCGCTGCTGCGGGAGCATTTCCCCTACCTGGCGCCCGACGTGGTGGCCGTGCTCCACACCCGGCGCTGCGGCTGGTTCAGCGCGCAACTCTTGGGCATGCTGATGTTGGAACAAGCGCGGGCGTTGGGCGTGCGCCTGCTGTCTGGTCACGTCGAGGCGGTGGAGGTGCGCGGCGGCCAGGTCAGCGGCGTGCGCGTCCGCGACGCGCAGGGCGAGACGCGGATCGAGACCCCGGTGTTCGTCAATGCGGCCGGCCCTTTACTGGACGATGTGGCGCGGCAACTTGGCGTGGTGCTGCCGGTTCACAGCGAGCGGCATCTCAAGCTGGCCTTCAGCGATCACCTGGGCGTTGTGCCGCGCCACGCGCCTTTCCTGGTATGGGCTGATGCACAGCGGCTGCCGTGGGACGACGAGGAGCGCGCCTGGCTGGAGGAGTCTGAGGAGACGCGCTGGATGCTGGAGGAATTCACGCCTGGGGTACACGCCCGGCCCGATGGCCCGGCCGACAGCCCGATCCTGCTGATGCTGTGGGACTACCACGCGCGCCCCGTCGAGGTGGTGTTGCCTGTGCCGCTTGACGCCGAATTCTCTGACCTGGTGCTGCGTGGGCTTTCCACGATGCTGCCGGGGCTGCGCGCCTACTGGGGTCGTGCGCCCAAGCCCAGCCTGGACGGCGGTTACTACACCAAGACGCAGGAAAATCGCCCGCTGATCGGCCCGCTCGGCGTGCCGGGCGCCTACGTCATCGGCGCGCTCTCCGGCTACGGCATCATGGCCGCGCCCGGCGCCGGCGACCTGCTGGCCCGGCACATCAGCGGGCAGGCGCTGCCCGACCATGCGCGTTGGTTCCTGCTCAGCCGCTATCAGGATCCGGCCTACCAGGCTCTGCTGGCAAACTGGGGCGCCAGCGGGCAACTGTAG
- the speB gene encoding agmatinase: MSGYTFLPPDNFLGLAEEFSAYERSRVVVLPIPYEATVSYSGGTRNGPRAILQASTQVELLDREFDDELALRWGVHTLPALAPSMEGPAAMVDAIQEVVAEQARAGKFVVGLGGEHTVSVGVARGLAQVFCADGSPLLTVQIDAHSDLRASYEDSTYSHACAARHFHQLGPLAQIGIRSVCREETDYIAANPETVRVFFAEEVHAGPEYLAELAEWVRGYKVFLTIDVDGIDPALIPATGTPEPGGLSWWQTLDVIRTVAQNADIVGFDAVELAPIPGYHAADFTVAKLVYKTLALALEGRQ; this comes from the coding sequence ATGTCGGGTTACACATTTCTACCGCCGGACAACTTCTTGGGACTGGCCGAAGAGTTTAGTGCCTACGAACGCAGCCGCGTGGTCGTGCTGCCCATTCCGTACGAAGCTACCGTCAGTTACAGCGGCGGCACGCGCAACGGACCGCGCGCGATCTTGCAGGCTTCCACGCAGGTAGAACTGCTGGACCGTGAATTCGATGATGAATTGGCGCTGCGCTGGGGCGTCCACACGCTGCCCGCGCTGGCGCCCAGCATGGAAGGCCCGGCGGCGATGGTGGATGCCATTCAGGAAGTGGTGGCCGAGCAGGCCCGCGCGGGTAAGTTCGTCGTCGGTCTGGGTGGTGAACACACCGTCAGCGTGGGCGTGGCGCGAGGCCTGGCGCAGGTCTTCTGCGCGGACGGGTCGCCGCTGCTGACCGTGCAGATTGATGCGCACAGCGATCTGCGCGCCAGCTACGAGGATTCTACCTACAGCCACGCCTGCGCCGCGCGGCACTTTCATCAGCTAGGGCCGCTGGCACAGATCGGTATTCGTTCTGTCTGCCGGGAAGAGACCGACTACATCGCTGCCAACCCGGAGACCGTGCGCGTGTTTTTCGCCGAAGAGGTTCATGCCGGGCCGGAGTATCTGGCTGAACTGGCAGAGTGGGTCAGGGGTTACAAGGTTTTTCTAACCATTGACGTGGATGGCATTGACCCGGCGCTGATTCCGGCCACTGGCACCCCAGAGCCGGGCGGCCTGAGTTGGTGGCAAACCCTGGACGTGATTCGCACCGTGGCCCAGAACGCGGACATCGTTGGCTTCGACGCCGTCGAACTGGCGCCCATCCCCGGCTATCACGCGGCCGATTTTACCGTGGCCAAGCTGGTGTACAAGACACTGGCGCTGGCCCTGGAGGGGCGGCAGTAG
- a CDS encoding deoxyhypusine synthase — protein sequence MSYGRKLDPHPIPTNLSVADLVDDYFLAYNAARLREACRLFVNKMLAPDVTVGVTLSGALTPTGLGHAALVPLIDAGMIDWIVSTGANLYHDLHRSLGFELFQTSPFVDDVELRAQKIIRIYDIVFDQEVLLKSDAFLRRVLAAPEFQRRLSTAELHYHLGKYVRARELRLGLTHRSVLGAAFDAGVPVYTSSPGDSTIGMNVAALRLAGGQLGFDPEADVNETTAIVYGAKTSGGKSAVLIIGGGSPKNFILQTEPQIQEIMGIDEKGHDYFVQITDARPDTGGLSGATPSEAVTWGKVDPDQLPDSIVCYTDSTLALPILTAYALAKHAPRPHKRLYEQRPALLAALTAAYLQNRPADSEF from the coding sequence ATGTCCTACGGTCGTAAGCTCGACCCACACCCCATTCCGACCAACTTGAGCGTGGCCGACCTGGTAGACGACTATTTCCTGGCCTACAACGCGGCCCGCCTGCGTGAAGCGTGCCGCCTGTTCGTCAACAAGATGCTGGCGCCTGATGTCACCGTGGGCGTCACCCTCTCCGGTGCGCTCACGCCGACCGGACTGGGCCATGCCGCACTGGTGCCGCTGATTGATGCCGGCATGATTGATTGGATCGTCAGCACCGGCGCCAATCTTTATCACGACCTGCACCGCTCTTTAGGCTTTGAGCTTTTCCAGACCTCGCCCTTTGTGGACGATGTCGAGCTGCGCGCACAGAAGATCATTCGCATCTACGACATCGTCTTCGATCAGGAGGTGCTGCTCAAATCCGATGCCTTTCTGCGTCGCGTGCTGGCTGCGCCGGAATTTCAGCGCCGTCTGAGCACAGCCGAGTTGCACTATCACCTGGGCAAATATGTGCGTGCGCGTGAGTTGCGCCTGGGGTTGACCCATCGCTCCGTCCTCGGCGCGGCGTTCGACGCAGGTGTGCCGGTCTACACCTCCAGCCCTGGCGACTCGACCATCGGCATGAACGTGGCCGCGCTGCGCCTGGCCGGCGGCCAACTGGGCTTCGACCCGGAGGCGGATGTCAACGAAACGACGGCCATCGTCTACGGCGCCAAGACCAGCGGCGGCAAGAGCGCGGTGCTCATCATTGGCGGCGGCAGCCCCAAGAATTTCATTCTGCAGACCGAGCCGCAAATTCAGGAAATCATGGGCATTGATGAAAAGGGGCACGATTACTTCGTGCAGATTACCGATGCCCGGCCTGATACCGGCGGCCTCAGCGGCGCCACCCCTTCCGAGGCCGTCACCTGGGGCAAGGTGGACCCGGATCAACTGCCGGACAGCATCGTCTGCTACACCGACAGCACGTTGGCCCTGCCCATTCTAACCGCCTACGCGTTGGCGAAGCACGCGCCTCGCCCGCATAAGCGCCTGTACGAGCAGCGCCCGGCCCTGCTGGCGGCGTTGACTGCGGCCTATCTCCAGAACCGGCCGGCTGATTCCGAATTTTGA
- a CDS encoding rod shape-determining protein, with the protein MFEKLLGIDLGTVNLLVYMKGKGIVLQEPSVVAIATRDSKIVAVGQEAADMLGRTPESIEVARPMRDGVIADYVVTEAMLRYFIRRTCGRNPLFKPRVMISTPKGVTSVESRAVRDATLEAGAREAYLIPEPLAAAYGAGLPIDTPTGNMVVDIGGGTTEAAVVSMYDIVVWSAIRIGGNRIDDAIVNYVRKKYNLLIGDQTAEEIKIKIGSAVMMPENMSMEVRGRDQVAGLPKTITITSEEVTEAITEPMQAIVGTVKATLEKTPPELAADIIDRGMVITGGGALLRNIDKLLTKETGVPCYVAENPIACVAIGAGKALENYAIMKRSLMQV; encoded by the coding sequence ATGTTCGAAAAGTTACTGGGTATTGACCTGGGCACGGTAAACCTGCTCGTCTACATGAAGGGCAAGGGCATCGTCCTGCAAGAACCATCGGTTGTGGCCATTGCCACGCGTGACAGCAAAATCGTGGCCGTCGGCCAGGAAGCCGCCGATATGCTGGGACGTACGCCAGAGAGCATCGAAGTTGCGCGGCCGATGCGCGATGGCGTGATCGCCGATTATGTCGTCACCGAAGCCATGCTGCGCTACTTCATCCGCCGCACCTGTGGCCGCAACCCGCTCTTCAAGCCACGCGTCATGATTTCGACGCCCAAAGGCGTCACCAGCGTCGAAAGCCGTGCGGTGCGCGATGCCACCCTTGAAGCCGGTGCGCGCGAAGCCTATCTGATTCCTGAGCCACTGGCGGCCGCGTATGGCGCAGGCTTGCCGATTGACACCCCTACCGGCAACATGGTGGTGGACATCGGCGGCGGCACAACCGAAGCAGCCGTTGTTTCCATGTACGACATTGTGGTCTGGAGCGCCATTCGCATCGGCGGCAATCGCATTGACGACGCCATCGTCAACTACGTGCGCAAGAAGTACAACCTGCTGATTGGCGACCAGACCGCCGAAGAGATCAAGATCAAGATCGGCAGTGCGGTCATGATGCCCGAAAACATGTCCATGGAAGTGCGCGGCCGTGACCAGGTGGCCGGCCTGCCCAAGACGATCACGATTACCTCGGAGGAAGTGACCGAGGCCATCACCGAACCGATGCAGGCCATTGTGGGCACGGTCAAGGCGACGCTGGAAAAGACCCCACCCGAATTGGCGGCCGACATCATTGACCGCGGCATGGTTATCACCGGCGGCGGCGCCCTCCTGCGCAACATTGACAAATTGCTGACCAAAGAGACCGGTGTGCCCTGCTACGTGGCCGAGAACCCCATCGCCTGCGTCGCCATCGGCGCCGGCAAGGCGCTGGAGAACTACGCCATCATGAAGCGCAGCCTGATGCAGGTCTGA
- a CDS encoding MFS transporter encodes MTTWKKIIYGAGDSGFSLTSTALALLYLDFLVSVVGLDPRLAGISIGLGRIWDAFNDLVIGTLSDRTRSRWGRRRPYLLFGALPFGVAFILMWVVPAMPSQTALLIYYTAMYILFDTFFTLVNVPYIALTPELAPGYDERTSLHSYRMAFSIGFGLLGAVAPLAIVDAIAGAGVSGPARHSAYMVMATLLGLASVLPVWLVFAVVRERPEFQDLPTPGLVDSFRMAASNKAFLIVAGVYLLTWMPIDLIQFVLVFLIRDYFRLDGGARDLIFLLLFGVGVLALPLWVWISHRLDKPRAYQLGMAFLAVVLLALSFMPPGRANLVFLLAALAGIGVSAAHAIPLAILPDVIDWDELRRAQRQEAAYYSVITLIQKLVGAVTITLTGTLLSASGYVANANLVDGLQPATALGTIRFLAGPLPAVFFVAGIILVSFYPITRARHARILSLLAKRRAQRAARLV; translated from the coding sequence ATGACCACCTGGAAGAAAATCATCTATGGCGCTGGCGATTCCGGCTTTTCGCTCACTTCCACCGCCCTGGCGTTGCTCTACCTCGACTTCCTGGTCAGTGTGGTCGGACTTGACCCGCGACTGGCCGGGATTTCCATCGGCCTGGGGCGCATCTGGGACGCCTTCAACGACCTGGTCATCGGCACCCTGAGCGACCGCACCCGTTCCCGCTGGGGCCGCCGCCGCCCCTACCTCTTGTTCGGCGCGCTGCCTTTCGGTGTGGCCTTCATCCTGATGTGGGTCGTTCCCGCCATGCCCAGCCAGACCGCACTGCTGATCTACTACACGGCGATGTACATCCTGTTCGACACCTTCTTCACCCTGGTCAATGTGCCCTACATCGCGCTGACGCCCGAATTGGCGCCTGGTTATGACGAACGCACCTCGCTGCACTCCTATCGCATGGCCTTCTCCATCGGCTTCGGTTTGTTGGGCGCGGTGGCTCCCTTGGCCATCGTGGATGCCATCGCGGGAGCGGGCGTCAGCGGCCCGGCCCGTCACAGCGCCTATATGGTGATGGCAACCTTGCTTGGGCTGGCCAGTGTGCTGCCTGTCTGGCTGGTTTTTGCCGTGGTGCGCGAACGCCCGGAGTTTCAGGACCTGCCCACGCCTGGCCTGGTGGATTCGTTTCGCATGGCAGCCAGCAACAAGGCTTTCCTGATCGTCGCAGGCGTCTATTTGCTGACCTGGATGCCGATTGATCTGATTCAATTCGTCCTCGTCTTTCTCATCCGCGACTATTTCCGGCTGGATGGCGGCGCGCGCGATCTGATCTTTCTGCTCTTGTTTGGGGTGGGGGTGCTGGCGTTGCCCTTGTGGGTATGGATCTCTCACCGGCTGGACAAGCCGCGCGCCTATCAACTGGGCATGGCGTTCCTGGCTGTGGTGCTCCTGGCGCTCAGTTTCATGCCGCCCGGGCGGGCCAACCTGGTCTTTCTCCTGGCCGCGTTGGCCGGCATCGGTGTCTCGGCCGCCCATGCCATCCCGCTGGCGATTCTGCCCGATGTGATTGACTGGGATGAACTGCGCCGCGCCCAGCGGCAGGAGGCCGCGTATTACAGCGTCATCACGCTCATTCAGAAACTGGTCGGTGCGGTGACCATTACCCTGACCGGCACTCTGTTGTCGGCCAGCGGCTACGTGGCCAATGCCAACCTGGTGGATGGGCTACAGCCGGCCACGGCCCTGGGAACCATTCGCTTTCTCGCCGGTCCGCTCCCGGCCGTCTTCTTCGTGGCCGGTATCATCCTGGTCTCTTTCTACCCCATCACTCGGGCGCGACACGCGCGCATCCTCAGCCTGCTGGCGAAACGACGCGCGCAGCGGGCCGCCCGCCTGGTGTGA
- a CDS encoding beta-N-acetylhexosaminidase, which yields MIPYPASVHEAEGAFVLTADTQIRVEPPTAPLLALGHDLAAHLRPATGFELPVVTGAPAAGQLRLTTVGADPALGAEGYQLMIQPDAVTLTAPQPAGLHWGLQTLRQRLPAASAWPTVQPGPWLLPCGSVRDLPRFAWRGFMLDVARHFFDVPTIKRIIDLLALHKLNRLHLHLTDDQGWRLHIARWPALTAIGGATAVGGGPGGYYTQADYADIVAYAQRQGIMVIPEIDMPGHTNAALAAVAALNADGAAPPLYTGTDVGFSSLNCDDEWTYRWLADVIGEVASLTPGPYIHIGGDETAATPPAAYRRFIERVQTLVQACGKQMIGWEEIAHARLLPSTVVQHWHSDDARAAVQQGSQVILSPASRTYLDMQYTPAAPLGLHWAGYVEVKDTYEWDPATYLAGVAEDNILGIEAPLWSETLTTLADIEWMAFPRLAALAEIAWSPANRCRWDDFRIRLAAHGARLQALGVNFYRSPQVPW from the coding sequence ATGATTCCATATCCGGCGTCCGTGCATGAGGCAGAGGGCGCGTTTGTGCTGACAGCGGACACCCAAATCAGGGTGGAACCGCCCACCGCGCCGCTGTTGGCGTTGGGCCATGACCTGGCCGCGCACCTGCGCCCCGCCACTGGCTTTGAACTTCCGGTGGTCACAGGCGCGCCGGCGGCCGGCCAGCTGCGCTTGACCACCGTCGGCGCTGACCCTGCCCTGGGCGCTGAAGGGTATCAACTGATGATCCAGCCGGACGCGGTGACGCTGACGGCGCCGCAACCTGCCGGGTTGCACTGGGGTTTGCAGACCCTGCGCCAGCGCCTGCCCGCGGCCAGCGCGTGGCCAACGGTGCAACCGGGGCCGTGGCTGCTGCCCTGCGGCAGTGTGCGCGATCTGCCGCGTTTTGCCTGGCGCGGCTTCATGCTGGACGTGGCGCGCCATTTCTTCGACGTGCCCACCATCAAGCGCATCATTGACCTGCTGGCCCTGCACAAGCTCAACCGGCTGCATCTCCACCTGACCGACGATCAAGGCTGGCGTCTGCACATCGCCCGCTGGCCGGCCCTGACCGCGATCGGCGGCGCCACCGCGGTGGGCGGCGGCCCGGGCGGTTACTACACCCAGGCCGATTACGCAGACATCGTCGCCTATGCGCAGCGCCAGGGCATCATGGTCATCCCAGAGATTGACATGCCCGGCCACACCAACGCCGCGCTGGCCGCAGTCGCCGCGCTCAACGCCGATGGCGCGGCGCCGCCATTGTATACCGGCACGGACGTTGGTTTTAGCTCGCTCAACTGCGACGACGAATGGACGTATCGCTGGCTGGCCGATGTGATTGGCGAGGTAGCGAGCCTGACGCCCGGCCCGTACATCCACATCGGCGGCGACGAGACAGCCGCCACCCCGCCGGCCGCCTACCGACGCTTCATCGAACGGGTGCAGACCCTGGTGCAGGCGTGCGGCAAGCAGATGATCGGTTGGGAGGAGATCGCACACGCGCGCCTGCTGCCCTCCACGGTCGTTCAGCACTGGCACAGCGACGACGCGCGCGCGGCGGTGCAGCAAGGCTCGCAGGTTATTCTGTCACCGGCCAGCAGAACTTACCTGGACATGCAGTACACCCCGGCCGCGCCCCTGGGGCTGCACTGGGCCGGCTACGTGGAGGTCAAGGACACCTATGAGTGGGATCCGGCCACCTACCTGGCAGGGGTGGCCGAGGACAACATCCTGGGTATCGAAGCGCCGCTTTGGTCCGAAACCCTCACCACCCTGGCCGACATCGAATGGATGGCCTTCCCGCGCCTGGCCGCCCTGGCCGAGATTGCCTGGTCTCCGGCCAACCGCTGCCGTTGGGACGATTTCCGCATACGCCTGGCCGCACACGGCGCGCGCCTGCAGGCGCTTGGCGTCAACTTCTACCGCTCACCGCAGGTTCCCTGGTAA
- a CDS encoding deoxynucleoside kinase, producing MTQSLTTKYFVAVAGNIGVGKSTLTRLLTDRLGWEPVYEAVDENPYLSDFYADMRRWSFHSQAFFLSRRLQQHFHLLQYRQSVVQDRSVYEDAEVFARNLFLQGHLSARDWETYYALFSTLTLLLQPPHLVVYLRASVPSLLDRIAQRGRDYEQTMSPDYLARLNDLYEQWVAGFTLCPVLVVETDNLNYVQHESHLSLVAQRIQDRLHGKETLVF from the coding sequence ATGACGCAGAGCCTGACCACCAAATACTTCGTCGCCGTGGCCGGCAACATCGGCGTCGGCAAATCTACCCTCACACGTTTGCTGACCGACCGGTTGGGATGGGAACCCGTCTACGAAGCGGTTGACGAAAATCCGTACCTGTCCGATTTCTACGCGGACATGCGCCGCTGGAGCTTTCATTCACAGGCGTTTTTTCTCTCGCGGCGCTTGCAGCAGCATTTTCACCTCCTGCAATACAGGCAGTCCGTCGTGCAGGACCGCAGCGTCTACGAGGATGCCGAGGTCTTTGCGCGCAACCTGTTCCTGCAAGGGCATCTGAGCGCGCGCGATTGGGAGACCTACTACGCGCTCTTCAGCACGCTCACGCTGCTCTTACAACCGCCGCACTTGGTGGTTTACCTGCGTGCGTCGGTGCCCTCCCTGCTCGATCGCATTGCCCAGCGCGGTCGCGACTACGAGCAAACCATGTCGCCCGATTACCTGGCGCGCCTGAACGATCTTTACGAGCAGTGGGTCGCCGGTTTCACGCTGTGCCCGGTTCTGGTCGTGGAAACCGACAATCTCAACTACGTGCAGCACGAGTCTCATCTGTCGTTGGTGGCCCAACGCATTCAGGATCGCTTGCACGGCAAGGAAACCCTGGTCTTCTAA
- a CDS encoding flippase-like domain-containing protein produces the protein MSTRTKLIASTAVIVLIVILFPRFVDMPAAARALQQADLRYGALASLAFIAGLAAYAQRWRVLLAGQPSLGAAFQAANVGHALNILLPLRAGEAARIALLGRTTGLPLAEITASVVVERVIEQVMRLLALGGALLVGLRLQLAPGAVMGAVALVSLLAGLMTWALRHRAQVLARAPVFLARLPGITEARARRALSGVLAGVTQAVTSRRLSAAMLWSFITWGCFGAFHLLTLAALGADGLPPTTWGALALGALVLAPPSAPTQPGIFHATLVAPLALLGFDRAALTAFAILLHLQQMVWMIGLALVGSGVQAFKSGQAVAVERVVEKAAERAEHG, from the coding sequence ATGTCTACACGCACCAAACTGATCGCCAGCACAGCGGTCATCGTTCTGATTGTGATTCTGTTTCCGCGCTTCGTGGACATGCCGGCGGCGGCACGGGCCTTGCAGCAGGCTGACCTGCGCTACGGCGCGCTGGCCTCCCTGGCGTTCATTGCCGGGCTGGCGGCCTATGCGCAGCGCTGGCGGGTGCTCCTGGCCGGCCAGCCCAGTCTCGGCGCGGCTTTTCAGGCGGCCAATGTGGGGCATGCGCTCAACATCCTGCTGCCGCTGCGCGCGGGCGAAGCGGCGCGTATCGCGCTGCTGGGGCGCACGACTGGCCTGCCCCTGGCTGAAATCACCGCCAGCGTGGTGGTGGAGCGCGTGATCGAGCAGGTGATGCGTCTGCTGGCGCTGGGCGGCGCCTTGCTGGTGGGACTGCGCTTGCAACTGGCGCCCGGGGCTGTGATGGGCGCGGTGGCGCTCGTCAGCCTGCTGGCCGGGCTGATGACCTGGGCGCTGCGCCATCGAGCGCAGGTGCTGGCGCGGGCGCCCGTCTTTCTGGCGCGCCTGCCGGGCATTACCGAGGCGCGCGCCCGTCGCGCCCTCAGCGGCGTCCTGGCCGGGGTCACGCAGGCCGTGACTTCCAGGCGCTTATCGGCCGCCATGCTCTGGTCGTTCATCACCTGGGGCTGCTTTGGCGCCTTTCACCTGTTGACGCTGGCCGCGCTCGGCGCCGATGGCTTGCCCCCAACCACCTGGGGGGCGCTCGCCCTGGGCGCCCTCGTCCTGGCCCCGCCCTCCGCGCCGACGCAGCCGGGCATCTTTCATGCCACGCTGGTGGCGCCGCTGGCCCTGCTCGGCTTCGACCGCGCCGCGCTCACCGCCTTTGCCATCCTCCTGCATCTGCAGCAGATGGTGTGGATGATCGGCCTGGCCCTGGTGGGCAGCGGTGTGCAGGCGTTCAAGTCCGGCCAGGCTGTTGCCGTAGAAAGGGTTGTAGAAAAGGCTGCAGAAAGGGCTGAACATGGTTGA
- a CDS encoding redoxin domain-containing protein, protein MVEPLTLYGAPTCEDTALVRHRLQVLGAPFIEINVERDADAARLVEQLNGGFRITPTLTLAGQPGHLAEPTIEQLQDWLAAARISFTLPRGLDYHGELASRPLPDFALAGHPATPFRLSNLRGRNKAVIFFAHDHRCLVCAGYAKQLASLRAALTETDAVLISVLQAHEEQARTWAEEFAAGHIVLADPDGAVKQRLAAYVNADRAGVLVLLLDRYTAPRTRIQAADAGGLLAPHELAEWLYYLDRECAE, encoded by the coding sequence ATGGTTGAACCACTCACGCTCTACGGTGCGCCCACCTGTGAAGATACGGCGCTTGTGCGCCATCGCTTGCAGGTTCTGGGTGCGCCATTCATCGAAATCAACGTCGAGCGCGACGCCGACGCGGCCCGCCTGGTGGAGCAGTTGAACGGAGGTTTTCGCATCACCCCCACGCTGACCCTGGCCGGGCAGCCGGGACACCTGGCCGAACCGACCATCGAGCAGTTGCAGGATTGGCTGGCCGCGGCCCGGATTTCCTTCACCCTGCCGCGTGGGCTGGACTATCACGGCGAACTCGCCTCCCGCCCCCTGCCCGACTTTGCGCTGGCCGGCCACCCCGCGACGCCGTTTCGTCTGAGCAACCTACGCGGACGCAACAAGGCGGTAATCTTCTTTGCGCATGACCATCGCTGCCTGGTCTGCGCCGGCTACGCCAAACAGTTGGCGTCCCTGCGCGCCGCGCTGACCGAAACGGACGCGGTGCTCATCTCCGTGCTGCAGGCTCATGAGGAGCAGGCGCGGACATGGGCAGAGGAATTCGCCGCCGGTCACATCGTCCTGGCCGATCCGGACGGCGCGGTCAAGCAGCGGCTGGCGGCTTATGTCAACGCTGATCGGGCGGGAGTCCTGGTGCTGCTGCTCGATCGCTATACCGCGCCGCGCACCCGCATCCAGGCTGCGGACGCCGGCGGGCTTCTGGCGCCTCATGAGCTGGCCGAATGGCTCTACTACCTCGATCGCGAATGCGCGGAATGA
- a CDS encoding alpha/beta fold hydrolase produces the protein MAGRAYGGGTLTDRGQVDTPTGFTRTLITYPSDGLTIYGFINVPPGPGPFPVIIALHGYVEPSQYGILSYTTRYADALARAGYIVIHPNLRNFPPSDEGPDVFRTGMTADILNLIAIVQAQGGQPGLLAAADPQRIGLWGHSLGGGLALRVMTISPVVQATLLYAALSGDEQRNFDYVYRASGGKRGAVEYHTPPEIVHEISPLFHLERVQSAVSIHHGGEDAGIPLPIAADLCERLQQLGKTVECFTYAGQGHIFSGRSDDLFIERSRAFFAAHLRR, from the coding sequence ATGGCCGGCCGCGCTTACGGCGGTGGAACGTTGACCGATCGCGGCCAGGTGGACACGCCGACCGGTTTTACGCGCACCCTCATCACCTATCCGAGCGACGGGCTGACCATCTACGGCTTCATCAACGTGCCGCCGGGGCCGGGGCCATTCCCGGTCATCATCGCCCTTCATGGTTATGTCGAGCCGTCGCAGTACGGCATCCTGAGCTACACCACGCGCTACGCCGATGCCCTGGCGCGCGCCGGGTATATCGTCATCCATCCCAATCTGCGCAATTTCCCGCCTTCGGACGAGGGGCCGGATGTGTTCCGTACCGGCATGACCGCGGACATCCTGAACCTGATTGCGATCGTCCAGGCGCAGGGCGGGCAGCCGGGGCTGCTGGCCGCGGCCGATCCGCAGCGCATTGGGCTGTGGGGCCACAGCCTGGGCGGTGGATTGGCCCTGCGGGTGATGACCATCAGCCCGGTTGTGCAGGCCACGCTGCTCTACGCCGCGTTGAGCGGGGACGAGCAGCGCAATTTCGATTATGTCTATCGGGCCAGCGGCGGTAAGCGGGGTGCGGTGGAATACCATACGCCGCCGGAGATCGTGCATGAGATTTCGCCGCTCTTTCATTTAGAACGCGTGCAGAGCGCGGTCAGCATTCACCACGGCGGGGAGGATGCCGGCATTCCCCTGCCCATCGCCGCGGACCTGTGCGAGCGTTTGCAGCAGTTGGGCAAAACGGTGGAATGCTTCACTTACGCGGGCCAGGGGCACATCTTCAGCGGTCGCAGCGATGACCTTTTCATCGAACGAAGCCGGGCTTTCTTTGCGGCCCATCTGCGGCGCTGA